A portion of the Acidihalobacter yilgarnensis genome contains these proteins:
- a CDS encoding EAL domain-containing protein, whose translation MIRIPEASHNHESPPIPTLRRSPDPASIMTQTPANDANFFHRLSVLLARARSADGLLAGLAPLLADWGVEDYWLGSVNPDGRIVCEYANSDDMTDYVAELSLRWDEGPWAQGPSGLAVRTDRPMYIPDWQETDDATPWQATLVRFGWRSSAALPLRIDASRQILALYSRTPGTFGHRHTQLSLEELANLLGVFLARETALTAERRKLAQMALRDPLTDLPNRAALDIRLDEALARAKRRERLLAVCLLDLDDFKPINDTLGHAAGDAVLRELAQRLQSTLRTTDFAARLGGDEFVFLLEEIDAMDDVESLLDRLHEALTRQITLEGGAKVRVRASLGIVVYPLCLNGEAEGAGMLLRAADQALYITKAEKSVRQRWWTLFDPCRSLSDAPTSEQSSDPPHAENLTGYGPAAHATLTRVHETLLAQVVPFLEVFYAHFVVSPGAAPVLHALSEDQRRHHFEAIAGYLRLLLDPALTQADHRREAAHLGWIHAMIGVEAGWGVEAYDLWAQQIQSALPQAGAVHAVLSRRICVDVQTQLESYAAISEARNEALRRIDALSWRATRFADLAQGVVEALTGLDEVAAVTIGRPNADDVFTFEFVAGNAFKAYLEMLAEGRSQPIKTDASPEGQGPTGRAWRSGQIERCLNYATDPRLAPWREVAQTMGVYSNAAVPLAAPDNLPQAVLTLYSPYPGGYCAREPRRLLEHLHQVLGLSLPRLETVAPATQAFQTRRRWLDLLEQGGLVMHYQPIIDLYSGRTTGVEALARLRDGSGKIILPDRFLPAFTSDDLLQLFERGLRLALGDLAAWDEVGCELTLSVNLPTQGLADTRYLDVLEAALARGNSPPGRLMLELLESAEVADEAARDRGIVAFKALGVQLAEDDLGSGHSSLLRLDRLPFDVVKIDQGLVRHEASDVLRTLTFIRYLTRLAQDMGKRVVVEGLESSGLVEAAALLGANHGQGYAIARPMPAADIPAWIETFRLRIVQNRPATALGALAVFMHHDGCAIRFANTPWALEHLLQAAHPLAHYIGTLGIRGEPLARACDRLMALARQGPGELVEESRNKVVRLLVAQSQLEHQDVPPD comes from the coding sequence GTGATACGTATACCGGAGGCAAGTCACAACCATGAATCTCCACCGATTCCGACCCTGCGCCGTTCACCCGATCCCGCTTCCATCATGACTCAAACACCGGCAAACGATGCCAACTTCTTCCACCGCCTCAGCGTCCTGCTGGCGCGGGCGCGCTCGGCCGATGGTCTGCTCGCTGGCCTCGCGCCGCTGCTCGCGGACTGGGGCGTGGAAGACTATTGGCTGGGCAGCGTCAACCCGGACGGGCGCATCGTGTGCGAATACGCCAACAGCGATGATATGACCGACTATGTCGCCGAGCTTTCCCTGCGCTGGGACGAGGGGCCCTGGGCCCAGGGCCCCTCCGGCCTAGCGGTACGCACGGACAGGCCGATGTACATCCCGGACTGGCAGGAGACCGACGACGCCACGCCCTGGCAAGCGACGCTCGTACGATTTGGCTGGCGCTCCAGCGCAGCCCTGCCGCTGCGCATCGACGCGAGCCGCCAAATTCTTGCGCTCTACAGCCGCACCCCGGGCACCTTCGGCCACCGTCATACCCAGTTATCGCTCGAGGAATTAGCCAACCTGCTCGGCGTCTTTCTGGCACGCGAAACCGCTCTGACCGCCGAGCGTCGCAAGCTCGCGCAAATGGCGCTGCGCGATCCGCTCACCGATCTGCCCAACCGCGCCGCCCTGGATATACGCCTTGACGAGGCTCTGGCGCGCGCCAAACGTCGCGAGCGGCTACTGGCCGTGTGTCTGCTGGACCTAGATGACTTCAAACCGATCAACGATACCCTCGGGCATGCGGCGGGCGACGCGGTGCTGCGCGAGCTCGCGCAGCGGCTCCAATCGACGCTGCGTACGACTGACTTCGCCGCACGCCTGGGCGGCGACGAGTTCGTCTTCCTGCTGGAAGAGATCGATGCTATGGACGACGTGGAAAGCCTGCTCGATCGCCTGCATGAGGCGCTCACCCGGCAGATCACGTTGGAGGGGGGCGCCAAGGTGCGCGTGCGCGCCAGTCTGGGGATCGTCGTCTACCCCCTGTGCCTCAATGGTGAGGCGGAAGGAGCCGGCATGCTGCTGCGCGCGGCCGACCAGGCCCTCTACATCACCAAGGCTGAGAAGTCCGTGCGTCAGCGCTGGTGGACACTGTTCGATCCGTGCCGATCTCTTTCAGACGCGCCGACGAGCGAACAGTCGAGCGATCCGCCGCACGCTGAAAATCTCACTGGCTACGGCCCGGCGGCGCATGCCACTCTAACCCGGGTGCATGAGACCCTACTGGCACAGGTTGTGCCTTTTCTCGAAGTCTTTTACGCACATTTTGTAGTCAGTCCCGGGGCCGCGCCGGTGTTACATGCCTTGTCAGAGGATCAGCGGCGCCACCATTTTGAAGCCATTGCAGGGTACTTACGTCTGCTGCTCGACCCCGCGCTGACCCAGGCTGATCATCGACGAGAGGCGGCGCACCTCGGGTGGATACACGCCATGATCGGCGTGGAAGCCGGCTGGGGGGTCGAGGCCTATGACTTGTGGGCCCAGCAGATCCAGTCGGCCCTACCACAGGCCGGGGCGGTCCACGCCGTGCTGAGTCGCCGCATCTGTGTGGATGTGCAAACTCAGCTCGAAAGCTACGCCGCGATCAGCGAGGCCCGCAACGAGGCTCTGCGCCGCATCGACGCACTATCCTGGCGAGCGACGCGCTTTGCCGATTTGGCTCAGGGCGTGGTCGAAGCCCTGACTGGGCTGGACGAGGTGGCCGCAGTCACCATCGGTCGACCGAACGCGGACGACGTCTTTACGTTCGAGTTCGTCGCAGGCAATGCCTTCAAGGCCTATCTCGAGATGCTGGCCGAGGGCCGCTCACAGCCGATCAAGACCGATGCTTCGCCCGAGGGCCAGGGCCCGACCGGGCGCGCCTGGCGCAGCGGCCAGATCGAGCGCTGCCTCAATTACGCCACCGATCCGCGTTTGGCACCCTGGCGCGAGGTCGCACAGACGATGGGGGTATATTCCAATGCCGCCGTCCCGCTCGCGGCGCCGGACAACTTGCCGCAAGCAGTGCTGACTCTGTATTCGCCCTATCCGGGTGGTTATTGCGCACGCGAGCCGCGTCGCCTGCTGGAGCACTTGCACCAGGTATTGGGGCTGAGCCTGCCGCGACTGGAGACCGTTGCCCCCGCGACGCAGGCATTCCAGACGCGGCGCCGCTGGCTCGACCTCCTGGAGCAGGGGGGACTGGTCATGCACTACCAGCCGATCATCGACCTCTACAGCGGCCGGACTACCGGTGTCGAGGCCCTGGCACGCTTGCGTGACGGATCTGGCAAGATCATTCTGCCAGACCGATTCCTGCCCGCGTTCACCAGTGATGACCTTCTCCAACTGTTCGAGCGAGGACTCCGCCTGGCGCTCGGGGATCTGGCCGCCTGGGACGAAGTCGGGTGCGAACTGACACTATCCGTTAATTTACCTACGCAGGGCCTTGCCGATACCCGCTATCTTGACGTGTTGGAGGCAGCACTGGCGCGGGGCAACAGCCCGCCCGGCCGGCTGATGCTGGAACTGCTTGAATCGGCGGAAGTCGCAGACGAGGCGGCGCGCGACCGTGGCATCGTCGCCTTCAAGGCCCTGGGCGTGCAGCTGGCCGAGGACGATCTGGGCTCAGGTCACAGCAGCTTGCTGCGCCTGGACCGGCTGCCGTTCGACGTCGTCAAGATCGATCAGGGCCTGGTGCGGCACGAAGCGAGCGATGTTCTGCGTACCCTCACCTTCATCCGTTACCTGACACGCCTGGCCCAGGACATGGGCAAGCGGGTGGTCGTGGAGGGGCTGGAGAGCTCCGGCCTGGTTGAGGCGGCCGCCCTGCTGGGCGCAAACCATGGCCAGGGCTACGCCATCGCCAGGCCCATGCCGGCGGCGGACATACCGGCCTGGATCGAGACCTTCCGACTACGAATTGTACAAAACCGCCCCGCCACTGCTCTGGGCGCTCTGGCCGTGTTCATGCATCACGACGGCTGCGCTATACGATTCGCAAACACTCCCTGGGCACTGGAACACCTGCTGCAGGCCGCTCATCCGCTTGCGCACTATATCGGCACACTCGGCATCCGCGGCGAGCCGCTGGCGAGGGCCTGCGATCGTCTGATGGCGCTGGCTCGCCAGGGACCTGGAGAGCTCGTAGAGGAGAGCCGCAACAAGGTGGTACGTCTGCTAGTCGCGCAGAGTCAGCTGGAACATCAGGACGTGCCGCCAGACTGA
- a CDS encoding cupredoxin domain-containing protein: MSDRGQVDVYSILFGALGVGVIWIGLGGPLAQANTDSTFQSESWSQVQRMMKDDTGEVGSHNQIQYSGDQPIVVVEQVLPGFSYPSFEVDGLKNPTLTFTKGARITFYVINTSQVAPHTFAVTQAPPPYAIVPTDHRVEHPLIDTGKMPILSNPDMFSYTRLEWTAPVGKFYYLCLFPTHAAFGMWGRIVVPPIT, from the coding sequence ATGTCGGACCGAGGCCAGGTCGATGTGTACTCAATACTCTTCGGTGCGTTGGGAGTCGGGGTTATCTGGATCGGGTTGGGTGGGCCGCTAGCGCAGGCCAATACGGATAGCACCTTCCAATCTGAAAGTTGGTCGCAAGTCCAGCGCATGATGAAGGACGATACTGGCGAGGTTGGCTCGCATAACCAAATCCAATATAGCGGTGATCAGCCCATCGTCGTTGTCGAGCAGGTATTGCCGGGCTTCTCCTATCCCAGCTTCGAGGTCGATGGCCTGAAAAATCCGACCCTGACATTCACGAAAGGCGCCCGAATTACGTTCTATGTCATCAATACCAGCCAGGTCGCCCCGCACACCTTTGCCGTAACGCAAGCCCCGCCCCCTTATGCCATCGTGCCAACCGACCACCGAGTTGAGCATCCTCTGATTGATACCGGGAAGATGCCTATTTTATCAAACCCGGATATGTTCAGTTACACCCGCCTTGAATGGACTGCGCCTGTTGGCAAATTTTACTACTTATGTCTATTCCCAACACATGCCGCCTTCGGCATGTGGGGAAGAATTGTCGTACCGCCCATCACGTAG
- a CDS encoding ArsR/SmtB family transcription factor, whose amino-acid sequence MGQSTSALQQTDDIPHLAVQALNKRPANLTLVAKILKAMAHPLRLKIICTLGDQEFNVKELMVRVGTTQSNLSQHLGLLRRSNLVCVRRLGYHSLYRLNHGQTMEVIHCVHLAFCQKLRRR is encoded by the coding sequence ATGGGGCAATCTACTTCTGCGTTGCAGCAGACTGATGATATCCCGCATTTGGCTGTGCAGGCACTTAATAAGCGCCCAGCCAATCTAACATTGGTCGCCAAAATCTTGAAGGCAATGGCCCACCCGTTACGTTTAAAGATCATCTGCACACTTGGTGATCAGGAATTCAACGTCAAAGAGTTGATGGTGCGTGTCGGTACGACTCAATCCAACCTCTCACAACATCTCGGCCTACTCAGACGCAGCAATCTGGTTTGCGTACGCCGCCTTGGCTATCACAGTCTCTATCGGTTAAACCATGGGCAGACCATGGAAGTTATCCATTGCGTGCACCTAGCGTTCTGTCAGAAGCTTCGCCGCCGGTAA
- a CDS encoding HU family DNA-binding protein: protein MSGAGKIETKLPSFGDFTTIRNKRERLGGNLKTDGEITITARRVVTLRAEQ from the coding sequence ATGTCTGGAGCAGGAAAAATTGAGACCAAGCTGCCTAGCTTCGGCGATTTTACCACCATCAGAAACAAGCGCGAACGACTCGGCGGCAATCTCAAGACGGACGGAGAGATAACGATCACCGCCCGGCGGGTGGTGACGTTACGAGCGGAGCAGTAG
- a CDS encoding diguanylate cyclase domain-containing protein has protein sequence MKNNAENQLVTGLRSSLENIVVLEEATIKHGFEKTMTIATRPFLIKQIEVLNAQPGNATAQIALQKGVNSFLLTGPSAITLYDKMGHEVAHAGRFVRSPEVMVPIRVPGHAQLLYRNGYFLRSMMKVELGGQAIGKAVVETPLPTLDQLFKSTGRRGTTAELVMCVPSGEVNMSCFPSTLTRKPLHLSRTSRTGIPLPMSYALQGKVGSIIAKDYRHKEVVAAYRPVGRTGLGVVLKIDSAELYAPIWKQLRYLLPLLAGLLLIALLSLRWLFTPLVAELVRSERDAHEANERLRDSESQVRTLVESVNEGIVAISENGIIELFNPGAERMFQYRGEEVLGRNVSLLMPEPFSSEHDGYLTRYWRTGEAHVIGHPREVTARRSNGEIFPVELRISQLDREGRRGFIGMLHDITERKTIEAQMTHFANYDALTNLANRRLVQDRVQQAIVHAQRAQARFAVMFIDLDKFKCVNDSHGHDVGDQLLQAVGRRLAACLRAEDTVGRQGGDEFIVLLAKLRTPADAVRVAEKILEGLSMPFAIMGHDLRIGASIGIAVYPGDGEDFETLIRHSDAAMYQAKKSEDLKYHFFDPIEGDTPPADEVVAPSE, from the coding sequence ATGAAGAACAATGCTGAAAATCAGTTAGTGACAGGTTTGCGCTCATCCCTGGAAAATATCGTGGTGCTGGAGGAGGCCACCATAAAGCATGGTTTCGAGAAAACCATGACGATTGCCACGCGCCCGTTTTTGATCAAGCAAATCGAAGTGTTGAATGCGCAGCCTGGCAATGCGACCGCGCAGATCGCGTTACAAAAAGGCGTCAATTCGTTTCTCCTGACAGGGCCCTCAGCGATTACGCTGTACGACAAGATGGGACACGAGGTCGCACATGCCGGACGCTTTGTCCGAAGTCCTGAAGTGATGGTCCCCATCCGAGTGCCTGGGCACGCGCAGCTGCTGTATAGAAACGGGTATTTCCTACGCTCGATGATGAAGGTCGAGCTTGGTGGGCAGGCGATCGGGAAGGCGGTCGTGGAAACGCCCCTACCCACCCTGGATCAGCTGTTTAAAAGCACCGGGCGCCGGGGAACCACGGCGGAATTGGTCATGTGCGTGCCCTCAGGCGAAGTCAACATGAGTTGTTTCCCCTCCACACTGACACGCAAGCCGCTGCACTTGTCGAGGACATCTCGCACTGGGATACCGCTGCCGATGAGTTATGCCTTGCAGGGAAAGGTCGGTTCGATTATTGCGAAGGATTATCGTCACAAGGAGGTGGTAGCGGCCTATCGTCCGGTCGGTCGGACAGGACTTGGCGTGGTTCTGAAAATCGATAGCGCGGAGTTGTATGCACCCATCTGGAAACAGCTGAGGTATCTGTTGCCGTTGCTGGCCGGTTTGTTGTTGATCGCCCTGTTGTCGCTGCGCTGGCTGTTCACGCCGCTGGTGGCGGAATTGGTGCGTTCCGAGCGGGACGCCCACGAGGCGAACGAACGCTTGCGCGACAGTGAGAGCCAGGTCCGGACCCTGGTGGAGAGTGTCAACGAAGGTATCGTTGCCATCTCTGAAAATGGAATCATCGAGCTGTTCAATCCGGGGGCGGAGCGTATGTTCCAATATCGCGGTGAAGAAGTCCTGGGCCGAAACGTTTCATTGCTCATGCCAGAGCCCTTCTCTAGTGAACATGACGGGTATCTGACCCGTTATTGGCGAACAGGCGAGGCACATGTGATCGGGCATCCGCGCGAGGTCACCGCCAGGCGAAGCAATGGCGAGATATTCCCTGTTGAGCTACGGATTTCCCAGCTTGATCGAGAGGGTCGTAGGGGATTCATCGGAATGCTCCATGACATCACGGAACGCAAAACCATCGAGGCGCAGATGACACACTTTGCGAATTACGATGCGTTGACGAATCTGGCCAACCGGCGGCTGGTCCAGGATAGAGTCCAACAGGCGATCGTGCATGCGCAGCGCGCACAAGCCCGCTTTGCAGTGATGTTCATCGATCTCGATAAATTCAAGTGCGTCAACGACAGCCACGGGCATGATGTGGGTGATCAGTTGCTACAGGCGGTCGGCCGACGCTTGGCCGCCTGCCTGCGTGCCGAGGATACGGTGGGGCGTCAGGGCGGGGATGAATTCATCGTGTTGTTGGCCAAATTGAGGACGCCCGCGGATGCTGTGCGTGTGGCGGAGAAGATCCTGGAGGGTTTGTCCATGCCGTTTGCGATCATGGGCCACGACTTGCGTATTGGCGCCAGTATCGGCATCGCGGTCTATCCCGGCGATGGTGAAGATTTCGAAACCCTGATCAGGCACAGTGATGCTGCGATGTACCAGGCCAAGAAATCGGAGGACTTAAAGTATCACTTCTTCGATCCGATTGAAGGCGACACGCCTCCTGCCGACGAAGTCGTGGCACCGAGTGAATAA